The sequence GCTGACGCGCCTCGCATGCCTACCATGGCCAAGATCCGGCGAAGTCGGCTGTAACCAGACGCGGCCGCCACCGCCTGGTGTCGCCCTCGGCGGCTTGTCACGCGGTCGACCCACCGCCGACGCGCAACCACTCCGGAGTGCAGCTGCGTAGTGATGCCCGGCAGCGGCACCACCTCCACATGCATCGTACCCGCCTGAGACGAGCTTCCGCATGAGGAGAcgaaagagacccgccgccgctggtgccgggCAGGCTTCGCCCGGTCGCGCactgtggcggcggcgagggagagggaggtaCCGGCGGTGGAGATGTGAAGCGCCTGCAGGTCGCCTCGCCGGGGCGGCTCGGGAGGGTCCAACTCACGCACGTCCCGATAAACCTGAACTTTTATTTCTTGAATCAATCTATAGTGACTGTAATCAACTTGAACACTTTCATGTTTTGCAGTCTTGCAGAAAATAAAATGGAAAGAAGGGATGATAGAGGAGCTCCTATAGGTATCCCATGCTCACATAAATATATAGTTATTtctctcaaaagaaaaaaagaaatatatAGTTATTACAATAAAAATGGGTAGCATTGATACAGGAGAGACACGAGGCGTCCTAACAGCATCTCCGGCAGTTCCCTCAGCAATCGTTCATCATCTCGCCCATATGAACATAGTGACCAGGGTTAATAGGTGGCGGAGTATAATTCTTATACTTGTGAAATAGCTCGGTGTGATCTATGACGAGGCGGATAACAGTGAGGAACTCACCGCCACTGCCAAGTTGTTTGCAGTGAGAAATATGGTTGCTGTGGTGGGCTGCATAGCACAGCAACTCCACCCACACCCCGAAGATGACTTGCAGCATCGGCAAGTCATATCCCTTTTGAAGGAGCTCACGAGCAAGATGTCCGGAGAGATTGGTCGTAGAACGATCCCGCCTGCTAAGCAATTGCACTGCAAGTTCCTTCCTAGAAATACCGTAGATTATATCGCCATTCGTCACACTATTAGAGACAGCAGGATCGAGTGGAATTCCGGTGGGCAGTAAGCTTGGGTGCAGCATTAGAAAACCCATGTAGTTAGATAGTACATTTATTGCTGCTAGAAGTTGTTTACCATCCTCCATATCAGCAGGCGTGTTGAGGTTAAGGTAAATGTCGGTTGCAACCTGCCACATGTGAATTATATCAGTGAAACTCCTGCCCTCGACAGAAAAGCAGAAACTATTTTCCAAGAGCCCGTACTCCGCAAGCGCTGCTCTGCCCTGTGAGTCCCAGATGCTCCATGTACTAGAATCATCAGTCATTGTTCTCAATATCCGTGCTAGCACTAGCTGCTTCAACTCAACTGTGATCTTCGTATTGCCTGAGAATCCAACCTTTATCCACCACTCTTTAAGTAGAGTTACCTTATTGATCATCCTTGTAAGCTTGGCTTCCTCTGGACAGTAGTAATCCAGCACATTATGTTGCCCAATAATAATAGCATTAGTTCGGTCCCATCCCTGACGATGCAAGTACTCGCACGTCCATGTCGATCCTACAGCTCTAAACACCGATGCTGTTTCCAGGATGATGGCCCCAGCCAATAGCAAGTAACTGATGGAGACACCTACTCTGCTGTAAGCACCTTTACTGTCGTCAAGGAGGAACAACAAGAATGCGATCACCGTGCCAAGCAGTGAGATGGCACGGATCAAGTATCCCAGCCAAGTGTGGATCACTTGCGCCTTAGGCCCTGTTTGGAATCGGTGTATTTTTATACACCTGTATTTGTTTTACAAGTGTATTTTACCAGCCGTGTGCTAATTCCAGCTGAGAATCAAAACGACGGGTCGTGGCCTGTATATTTTACAGGTGTAAAAGCGCTGGAAACGACATTCCAATTGAGGCCTTAGTGTAGAATACGTCGTACAGAAGGGATATCTCCGCCTCCACCAGGTCATACATGTCCATGTCGCATTTATACGGCAGTTCCACCTTATTACTGAAATAAAATAGAAGCATGTTCTCAAACCGAGTTTGCCGACTGACACTGGAAAACGCAGCCTTGCAAAAATGGAACATGCGATGAGAATCCAGTAGAATCAACTCTTCTTTGTTCATCTTAGCTCTGCTCTTCGGCCTGTCAGACACTTTATTTGGGGGGGAGCGCAGATAATCAAACGTGTCATTATTACCTCTTTGGAGAGCGCACACCCTCTCCCCATACTTGAGAAAACCCACTATGAACATCACTATGGTGGCTGAGACCAAAGTCCAGGTACCAGGTATGGTGTAGCGGTGCAGGGCGTAGCCGGCTCCTGATGCCTGCACCACGAGAGTCAGCAGGTGGCGCCTCCAGAGCTGGTTGTCCTCCATGGAGAAGGCGGTGATGGTGTCCTGACCACCGAGGTGGAGCAGAAAGAAGGTTGCCCAAAACGCCACAAGCCCAGCGTCGCGGGGCCTGCTTTCCAGAGTCATGTGGCCAAGGGCGTATACCGCGATGTTATCAGCCATCAGGTAGGACAGCCAGAGGAAGGCCATCAACACAgcagaggagcttcgccgccggaacccACCGAAGATGAGGAGGACGAGCTGAAGCAGGAAGCTGGTGACAACCAAGATCTGGATCCCCCATTCTTTCCACACACGCACCaccagtcctcctcctccccctcctgccATTGATTCCCGTCCACTGAAAAGCGTACAGGAACATAAGAACATCTTCTCCACAGCGAGCACGCACAGAGGaagacagagagggagagagatctacATGTACTCATATGGCATACCAAATCTAGCTAACTGCTTCATACATAACGACGGAGCTAATCACATCAACAACTACAGATTCGATTAGTGCCCCCCATGTGTAGCATCATATGTATACAAGGGAAGTAAGATATATATGGATCTGAAAGAAGAACACATAGAGAGCAGCTTGGTTTGACTTACACGAGTAGACCAGCCGGTGAGAAGAGTGCAACGATGAGCCCAATATCTGGATCAATTCGAGGATGATAGGAAGCTGGGTGTAGCAGGGGCGACGGAGAACAGCAGATCAAGCCCTTCTGATGTTCATTTGAGAGCGTTTCAGTCGACCTGCAAATGGCAATGATCCAACTCCAAGTCAATGCCCGAGCAAGCAACTATAGAAAGCGGCCAAGAACGACTTCCCAGGAAATAAGCATAAACATATAGACTTGACGCCCGTTTAGTTTACTCGCATTATTGGATCCCTGCCCGGCTAGTTTACTCGTATTATAGTCTTGACCCCGTTTAGATGCATGGCATGTGCGCTATGATTTTGCTGTGCAAGTGTGAAACGCAAGAGTAGCCAACATCATAACACCTTGAAAAAGTGCTGTTGTGTTGGACGCCCGAGCCGGGCGactcgggggaaaccctagccgccgcaggCTCGTTCCCCGCCTCCAGCCCACCcccgcgtcgccgtcgccggagGGCCGGCCGGCTAAGCCGCGCCGGGCCCTGGGATGGCTACGGCGACGGCGGGGCCGTTCCTCTCCTCCAACCCTCTCCCTCCGCCccctcagggtggacacggtccgggccggtccggtccctgaccgagccgtcgtttggaccggccgtcggcggtccggaccggaccggaccgagcagcgTCGCGGTCCTGTTTTCAGGGACCGGGTCGCAGCGACGAAAGCCCGAGCCGGACCGAGCGGCTCGTTTGGACCGGCCGGTGGTCACCACAGAGCTCGCGCCGGAGCACGGCGACGCGGGGAGGGCGCTGGAGGCAGAGGGGCTCGTCGTGGAGGTGTCCGGCGACTTCTGTGACTCACGGTGGACGGCACGGCGGCCAGGCAGAGCTCGGGAAGCAACAGCCACGAAGAATCTGGCACGACGGCCAGTGTGCAGCGGCGGTGTAGGGCCTCCCGCTTCAAGTTCTACCTTCCAGGTGATAGATCCGGGCGTGGCGCATCCAGTAGACATGCTTGCCAGCgcagggaggccggtggccgcgcgGATGAACGACGGCGGCGCTGACCAGTGCACGACCGACGCGCCCGCCACGCAGCTCCGGCCACGTGCTCGTCACGCGCCTGCCATGACGTCGACACGCCCCAGCCACGCCCCCGCCTCGTCCCGACATGCCCCTGCCATGCTCCCGCCATGCCACAGCTCGTGTTCGCCGGTCCGCTCGGTCGGACTGAGCTTTAACCGGACCGGACCGAGGGATTTTCGGTCCCGTTTGCAGGGCCCGGACCGGCTGGATTTCATGCTGGGCCAGGACCGAGCCTGGCCGGACCGAGCGGGCCACGAGCCGGTCCTAAAGACCGCTCGTGCCGTCCACCCtgaccgccccctccccccccccccccccccccccacccgcccGGATCTGGTGCTTGCGGCGGCAGCCTCCACCGGCGGTGCGTGCGTCCCTCCTTGGCGGCTCCGACGTGCTGGCGGCCCTGGTGCACCCCCCCCACCCGCACCCACCCCCAGCTGCGAGTCCCTGCGGCAGCTCCTTCCGGCCCTGAATCTGGGGGTCCACCCCCAGCTGCGAGTCCCTGCGGCAGCTCCTTCCGGCCCTGAATCTGGGGGTCCACTCCGGCTGGTCGTGGTGCTCTCCAGTCGACCCCGTGGCGGCCGGGCGCACCCTGCTATCCGCGTCCCCTCCTCCGACCCCCCTCCCTTCGAGCTTCGGGTTGGCCTCCTCGGAAGGTTGCGTTGGAGGCGGCTGGCTGCGCCCGATGGTGGCGGCTTCTGACCGCGCGTCGTCCGGATTTTGGTTGTGCGCGAGTTCCCCTCATCTTCCACCCGGCAGGGGCGGCTTCAGCCCGGTGGCCATGGGTATGCGCCTCCTCCGGTGCCCCTGGCCTGCCGGCACGGCTTCAGACCCGGCGCGCCCCGGGAGCTGCGTTTTCCGGCTCCCTTGGCTCACTGGTTCTTCGGCATCTCCGCGTCACCACCACCCTGTCGGTACCTTGGTTGGCCGTCCATCCCGGTGCATCTTCGCCTCCGGCACGCTTCGGGAGTTGCGTCCCCTTCCGGCTCCCTAGGCACGCCGGTGTCCCTGCTACTCCGGTCCTGGTGACCTTGATCCGCGCTCCTTTCCAGATCATGGCTCATCCAGGGCTCCGGCCACCATCGCATCCCCGCCACCTTCCACTCCGCTCAGCCACGCAACCTCGTCCTCCTCTGTAGCTCGCGCGTCCAGCGGTGTTCGATGCCTCCTTTGGTGTCGGGTGCGGCTCCCCTTCCTGCAGTCGCTGCTCCGGCGTATGCCCAACTGCCTCATATCCGATCTATGCTTCGATGCTTGGGATTGCTCGGAATTTGGCCAGGGCGAAATCCCTGCAGCTTATGCTGGCAGCGGCTGACATCTGCGGATGCcgtctccttcttgaaggc comes from Triticum aestivum cultivar Chinese Spring chromosome 5B, IWGSC CS RefSeq v2.1, whole genome shotgun sequence and encodes:
- the LOC123115269 gene encoding uncharacterized protein, producing the protein MFLCSCTLFSGRESMAGGGGGGLVVRVWKEWGIQILVVTSFLLQLVLLIFGGFRRRSSSAVLMAFLWLSYLMADNIAVYALGHMTLESRPRDAGLVAFWATFFLLHLGGQDTITAFSMEDNQLWRRHLLTLVVQASGAGYALHRYTIPGTWTLVSATIVMFIVGFLKYGERVCALQRGNNDTFDYLRSPPNKVSDRPKSRAKMNKEELILLDSHRMFHFCKAAFSSVSRQTRFENMLLFYFSNKVELPYKCDMDMYDLVEAEISLLYDVFYTKAQVIHTWLGYLIRAISLLGTVIAFLLFLLDDSKGAYSRVGVSISYLLLAGAIILETASVFRAVGSTWTCEYLHRQGWDRTNAIIIGQHNVLDYYCPEEAKLTRMINKVTLLKEWWIKVGFSGNTKITVELKQLVLARILRTMTDDSSTWSIWDSQGRAALAEYGLLENSFCFSVEGRSFTDIIHMWQVATDIYLNLNTPADMEDGKQLLAAINVLSNYMGFLMLHPSLLPTGIPLDPAVSNSVTNGDIIYGISRKELAVQLLSRRDRSTTNLSGHLARELLQKGYDLPMLQVIFGVWVELLCYAAHHSNHISHCKQLGSGGEFLTVIRLVIDHTELFHKYKNYTPPPINPGHYVHMGEMMNDC